From one Cynocephalus volans isolate mCynVol1 chromosome X, mCynVol1.pri, whole genome shotgun sequence genomic stretch:
- the LOC134367519 gene encoding melanoma-associated antigen B10-like has protein sequence MPRGQKSKLRAREKRRQAREEPEGVKSAQATVAEKEKSVSSSSPHFKEDSQSSSAAGTPSDQQEPGKAPSSTAAAAAASSTRSHEGATGQVEEKPNASQAQASTEHRQRDPVENKAIMLARYLLYKYQKKEPITKADMLRNVIQTDKNHFPKILSIASRNLELVFGLDLKEVDPNRSLYVLVNKLERSCDGRVHDNTGMAKTGLLMIVLSVIFSKGNCATEEQIWEVLNVMGLYDGEKHVIYGEPRKLFTEDMVKEKYLEYRQAPNSDPPRYQFLWGPRAYAETSKMKVLEFFAKIHQTVPSAYPSLYAEALRDEEERARARVAARARTAAMASARSRAVSSSFSCPK, from the coding sequence ATGCCTCGGGGTCAGAAGAGTAAGCTCCGTGCCCGTGAGAAACGCCGCCAGGCTCGAGAAGAACCCGAGGGTGTGAAGAGTGCTCAAGCCACTGTAGCGGAGAAAGAAAAGTccgtctcttcctcttctccacatTTCAAAGAAGATTCCCAGAGTTCATCTGCTGCTGGAACACCCAGTGATCAGCAAGAGCCAGGGAAAGCCCCATCCAGCActgctgctgcagcagctgctTCCTCCACAAGATCTCATGAAGGCGCCACCGGCCAAGTTGAGGAAAAGCCAAATGCCTCACAGGCCCAGGCTTCCACGGAGCACAGGCAGCGAGACCCTGTAGAAAATAAGGCTATAATGCTGGCCCGTTATCTGCTGTACAAGTATCAAAAGAAAGAGCCCATTACAAAGGCAGACATGCTGAGAAATGTGATCCAAACGGATAAAAACCACTTCCCTAAGATCCTGAGCATAGCCTCTAGGAACCTGGAGCTGGTCTTTGGCCTTGACCTGAAAGAAGTCGATCCCAACAGGAGCCTCTACGTCCTTGTCAACAAATTGGAAAGAAGCTGTGATGGAAGAGTGCATGACAACACAGGCATGGCCAAGACTGGCCTCCTGATGATTGTGCTGTCTGTGATCTTCTCGAAGGGCAATTGTGCCACTGAAGAGCAAATCTGGGAAGTGCTAAATGTGATGGGACTATACGATGGGGAGAAGCATGTCATCTATGGGGAACCCAGGAAGCTTTTCACCGAAGATATGGTAAAAGAAAAGTACCTAGAATATCGTCAGGCACCCAACAGTGATCCTCCAAGGTATCAATTCCTGTGGGGTCCAAGAGCCTATGCCGAAACCAGCAAGATGAAAGTTCTTGAGTTTTTCGCCAAGATCCATCAGACCGTCCCTAGTGCCTACCCATCCTTGTATGCAGAGGCTCTGAGAGATGAAGAGGAGCGAGCCCGAGCCAGAGTTGCAGCTAGGGCTCGTACTGCTGCCATGGCCAGTGCTCGTTCGAGGGCCGTTTCCAGCAGCTTTTCCTGCCCCAAGTGA
- the LOC134367632 gene encoding melanoma-associated antigen B10-like: MPRGQKSKVRAQERRRQAREETEDPVGAQATVAEEDKYAPSSSARFKGIPQSSLAGTASNPQGPRRARSTTTAVAVSYTSSNENVSNHVEERPGCTQDPEATENFHRGPVDEKVVMLVRYLLYKYEIKEPITKADMMRNVIQIYKKHFPEILRRASEHLELIFGLDIKEADPNRHIYVLINKLDMSYDGSLSDDGGLPKTGLLMTILGVIFMKGNCAAEEQVWEVLNMMRIYDGKKHFIFGEPRKLITKDLVKEKYLEYRQVPSSDPPRYEFLWGPRAHAETSKMKVLEFMAKIHNTVPSDFSSCYEEALKDEEERAQARLTARANMSAMASGRSTVMPSSSSQL, translated from the coding sequence ATGCCTCGAGGTCAGAAGAGTAAAGTCCGTGCCCAGGAACGACGCCGTCAGGCACGAGAAGAGACTGAAGATCCGGTGGGTGCTCAGGCCACTGTAGCAGAGGAAGACAAGTACGCACCCTCTTCTTCTGCTCGTTTCAAGGGTATTCCCCAGAGTTCACTTGCTGGGACAGCCAGTAATCCCCAAGGGCCTCGGAGAGCCCGATCTACCACTACTGCTGTAGCTGTTTCATACACAAGCTCTAATGAAAATGTCAGCAACCATGTGGAGGAAAGGCCAGGATGCACACAAGACCCAGAAGCCACAGAAAACTTCCACAGAGGCCCTGTAGATGAGAAAGTAGTTATGTTGGTACGTTACCTGCTATATAAGTATGAAATCAAAGAGCCCATTACAAAGGCAGATATGATGAGAAATGTAATCCAAATATATAAGAAGCACTTTCCTGAGATTCTGAGGAGAGCTTCTGAGCACTTGGAGCTGATCTTTGGCCTTGACATCAAAGAAGCAGATCCCAATAGGCACATCTATGTCCTCATCAACAAACTGGATATGAGCTATGATGGAAGCCTGAGTGATGACGGAGGTTTGCCCAAGACAGGCCTGCTGATGACTATCCTGGGCGTGATCTTCATGAAGGGCAATTGCGCTGCTGAGGAGCAAGTCTGGGAAGTGTTAAATATGATGAGAATATATGATGGGAAGAAGCACTTCATCTTTGGAGAGCCCAGGAAACTCATCACCAAAGATCTGGTGAAGGAAAAGTACCTGGAGTACCGACAGGTACCCAGCAGTGATCCTCCACGCTATGAATTCCTGTGGGGTCCAAGAGCCCACGCTGAAACAAGCAAGATGAAAGTTCTTGAGTTTATGGCCAAGATCCATAATACAGTTCCCAGTGACTTTTCATCCTGTTATGAAGAGGCTTTGAAAGATGAGGAAGAGAGAGCCCAAGCCAGACTCACAGCCAGGGCTAACATGAGTGCCATGGCCAGTGGACGTTCCACGGTCATGCCCAGCAGTTCCTCCCAGCTCTAG